The DNA region GCTTCATCTCTTAGTTTTTGAAAAAATTGAAGTTTTTTATCGCTTGGTGGTAGTAAAAATTCTCTATTTTTTGTATAGAGTTTATCCTTTGCTGAACCTTTTGAGCGGTATGCTTTAGCATCAATTTTTTCTTTCGAAATGGCTATTATATCTACATTTGCTCCAACGCTTTTTAGTATTTCATCAGCTAAATTTAAAAGTGTAGCTCCACCATCAATTACCCATAAATCTGGTGGATTTAACTTATCAAATCTATTTACTCGCATTGTTAAATACTCTCTCATTTGATCATAGTCATTATTTGATTTAAGATGAGCGTGACGATAGTTTTGCTTGTTAAATCCATCTTCATTATAAGCTATCATAGCTCCAACCACAGCACTTCCAAACATGTGTGAGTTATCATAAGCTTCTATATTTATTGGTAAATTTGTAAACCCAAAATACTCTTTCATGGAGTTTAGAAATTCAAAATCATAAGCTTTTAAGTGTTTTTGAATATTAATTTTCGCATTTTGGTGCGCAATATTGCAAATTTTTCTTTTTTCTCCAATTTTCGGAACAATTATCTCAAATTTTTTACTATGTCTAGCTTCTAAAATCTCACTTACTAGGTCAATATCTAAAAAATCATCATTTACATATATTTTAGAAACTGCTACAGGTGATTCGGTAGGAAAAGCATCAAGTAGTGTTTGTTTATAAAGTTCATCAATCTCACTTTTTTCTAAATTTTCAAAGTTTTTTAAATTTATGATTTTTGAATTTGAGTTTGTTATTTTTCCATCTCTTATGCTAAGTCTTACTGCACAAGCAAAGCTTTGGAAAGAATTTATAGCAAATACTTCAAAATCTTCAAGTTTTGCTAAATCGACTTCTATTTTTTGATCATTTTCTTTAAGTATTTCTATTTTATCTCTTAAATTTGCAGCTTCTTCATAATTTTCATTTAGTGAATATTTTAACATAAGCTCTTTTAAGTATTCAACCATTGAAGTTGGATTTTTAATGGCATACAGCGCATCTTTTATTATTAAATCATACTCTTTTTTTGTTATTTTTTCTTCACAAGGTGCTAAACAACGATTTATTTGATAAAATAGGCAAGCTTTTTTATTTTTTAAACATCCTTTTTTTTGAATTAGTTTAAATTTCATATATAAAGTTTCTAAAATTTCACGCGATCCTTTGAAATATGGTCCAAAATATTTAATATTTGAACCTTTTATTACTTTTCTAGTTATATTAAATCTTGGAAAATTTTCATTTAAATCAATATAAATGTATGGATAAGTTTTATCGTCTCTTAGTAAAATATTGTATTTTGGATTAAGTTGTTTTATGAATGAATTTTCTAAAATTAATGCATCGGCTTCGCTTTTTGTTACAATATATTTTAGATGAATACTTTCATTTATCATTTTTTGTATTCTTAAGCTAACCCTTGGGTTTGGAGCTAATTTTGGCGTAAAAGAAAAATAACTTCTTACTCTTTTTTTTAAATTTTTAGCTTTTCCAACATATAATAGCTTTGCGTTTTCATCAAAATATTCATAAACTCCAGGTAAATTTGGGAGTGATTTTATATCATTTATTAGCAAGGATTAATTTCCTTATTTCTTCAAATAAAGCATGGTTTTTTTTATCTCTAATATTGTTTTTAAATTCGCCATTACTTGGATCTACAAATTTTGGTGGTAAATTTATCTTAAAAATTTCTTTAATTTTTTCTTTTTTTTTCATAAATTTACTTGCAACAAAAAATCTTATATCCTTAATTCCATTTAAATTTGAATCCGGGTGAAATTTTATATATGTTTTTAATAACTCTTTTATCAAATTTATATTACTATCTTTTTTAAGTTCTTGAAGACCTACATTATGTTTGCAGGCAAAGTAAAGAATTTGATCTTTTAAGTAGATAAAAGCAATTAATTTTTGATGCGTTTTACTTAGTAAGCTCAAAAATTTACGCTTATCATTAATATCATTAAATAGGGGTGAAGTTTGAATTTCTTCAATTATATTCTTAGCACTTTTCATAAGGACATTTTAGCAAAATTATTATTAATTTTTCTTATAATTGGAATTTGTGGATGTGGTTATAAAGGACCGCCAGTTTATACGCCAAGCGATACAAACACAACAAAATCAAGCTAAATTTAGTTAAATTTGGTATAATTTTTGATATTTTTTAAGGATTTTATATGAAGACAGCAGATATTATTATTTTAGATTTTGGATCACAATACACGCAGTTAATCGCAC from Campylobacter ureolyticus includes:
- the uvrC gene encoding excinuclease ABC subunit UvrC; amino-acid sequence: MLINDIKSLPNLPGVYEYFDENAKLLYVGKAKNLKKRVRSYFSFTPKLAPNPRVSLRIQKMINESIHLKYIVTKSEADALILENSFIKQLNPKYNILLRDDKTYPYIYIDLNENFPRFNITRKVIKGSNIKYFGPYFKGSREILETLYMKFKLIQKKGCLKNKKACLFYQINRCLAPCEEKITKKEYDLIIKDALYAIKNPTSMVEYLKELMLKYSLNENYEEAANLRDKIEILKENDQKIEVDLAKLEDFEVFAINSFQSFACAVRLSIRDGKITNSNSKIINLKNFENLEKSEIDELYKQTLLDAFPTESPVAVSKIYVNDDFLDIDLVSEILEARHSKKFEIIVPKIGEKRKICNIAHQNAKINIQKHLKAYDFEFLNSMKEYFGFTNLPINIEAYDNSHMFGSAVVGAMIAYNEDGFNKQNYRHAHLKSNNDYDQMREYLTMRVNRFDKLNPPDLWVIDGGATLLNLADEILKSVGANVDIIAISKEKIDAKAYRSKGSAKDKLYTKNREFLLPPSDKKLQFFQKLRDEAHRFAISFHQKTKRKIDLQKSNLIKSGLSEGKIKKLLDYFGSFEKIYDSNFDEISNLIGKTAAKKIFL